A genomic region of Lasioglossum baleicum chromosome 16, iyLasBale1, whole genome shotgun sequence contains the following coding sequences:
- the Fh gene encoding frataxin codes for MLLTKNVTKYGYFRIISGDSVGNIINRYFTKGTSVHRKRNIIGYLVLQSGKCFSERTGLNVINHRLITTTHFSTNSGGPGYLSDTELTPVQFEKVTDETLDSLTEYFDELIEKSSHLTEADVSYGDGVLTIKFGKSYGTYVINRQTPNKQIWLSSPKSGPKRYDFVNGTWIYKHDGKSLHELLNNEIPAIVMSPTCFEKCSFSGKEKDAVWDSLR; via the exons atGTTGCTGACAAAAAACGTAACCAAGTATGGCTACTTTAGAATTATCTCCGGTGACTCCGTAGGAAACATTATAAATAGATATTTCACAAAGGGAACCAGTGTGCATCGTAAACGAAATATTATAGGTTATCTTGTGTTGCAATCTGGAAAATGTTTCAGTGAAAGAACTGGTTTGAATGTAATAAATCATCGATTGATAACGACAACGCATTTTAGTACAAACTCGGGAGGCCCGGGATATTTGTCCGACAC AGAACTCACGCCTGTACAATTTGAAAAAGTCACGGATGAAACTCTTGATTCTTTAACTGAGTACTTTGACGAATTGATCGAAAAGTCATCGCATTTAACGGAAGCAGATGTATCGTACGGA GATGGCGTGTTAACTATTAAATTTGGTAAATCGTATGGTACTTACGTAATAAATCGTCAAACGCCGAATAAACAAATTTGGCTCTCTTCTCCAAAGTCTGGCCCGAAGAGATACGATTTCGTGAATGGGACATGGATTTACAAGCACGACGGAAAATCGTTACACGAATTACTTAATAACGAAATACCAGCGATCGTAATGAGTCCAACGTGTTTCGAGAAGTGTTCGTTCAGTGGAAAAGAGAAAGATGCTGTATGGGACAGTCTTCGATAA
- the LOC143216907 gene encoding beta-1,3-glucan-binding protein: MFCHNGLIAFIVLFSKFQQFTAQENSGFPPTPTFQILEPNQIRISIPNEIGQQFFAFNGNINKRIEVNSAGEISGEAFRARDGKWTIQTRHGTLRNGDILYYWIQGQVNGTMYKKVDQWIVRTTEGDEGHQGETSAWTLSFNEDFDSLQESVWERDIRIPLGPDYEFCTYHSERNPAFLQIHNGKLRFKPLILEDQYGDRATAFGRMKVSGCTSLIPEECERNATAFSILPPVLSSRLTTKKSFNFRYGKIEIRAKFPQGDWLYPEMYLQPLSNVHGYGYLSGRVILGLARGNDDLVDRNRNRTFDSRKLDFGVRFGTSTHVDEYIVDKIKEFGPKWTEDFHVYTTVWNRNGFTFSVDDEKVGQLSPESDGWLHNCSYDKMAPFDQQFHISIGLGVGGIRVFPDAVESSNHKKPWRNIGAKAMLQFWQAKDDWLPTWRKNDSIMTNFEIDYIRVWSV, encoded by the exons ATGTTTTGTCACAATGGCCTTATCGCGTTCATCGtgcttttttcgaaatttcaacaaTTCACTGCACAAGAAAATTCTGGCTTTCCACCAACACCAACATTTCAGATCTTGGAACCGAATCAGATTCGAATTTCAATTCcaa ACGAAATCGGACAGCAGTTTTTTGCTTTCaatggaaatataaataaacgaatCGAGGTAAATAGCGCGGGAGAGATATCTGGCGAAGCTTTTAGGGCAAGAGATGGAAAATGGACGATTCAAACACGGCATGGTACCTTGCGGAATGGAGATATTCTATATTACTGGATCCAAGGACAAGTTAATGGAACAATGTATAAAAAAGTTGACCAATGGATAGTGAGAA CCACAGAGGGTGACGAAGGTCACCAAGGTGAAACATCAGCTTGGACGTTATCGTTCAATGAAGATTTTGATAGTTTACAGGAATCGGTTTGGGAACGTGACATTAGAATACCATTAGGTCCT GATTACGAATTCTGCACATACCACAGTGAACGAAACCCGGCTTTCTTACAAATTCACAATGGAAAACTTCGATTCAAGCCACTGATTTTAGAAGATCAATATGGGGACCGCGCCACTGCGTTTGGAAGAATGAAAGTTAGCGG CTGTACGAGCCTTATTCCTGAAGAATGCGAGCGTAACGCGACGGCTTTCAGTATTTTACCACCTGTTCTGTCATCCAGATTAACCACAAAGAAAAGCTTCAACTTCCGTTACGGTAAAATTGAGATCAGAGCGAAATTTCCTCAAGGTGATTGGTTGTATCCAG AAATGTACCTACAACCACTATCCAACGTTCATGGTTACGGATATTTAAGTGGACGCGTTATACTTGGCCTTGCCAGAGGGAACGATGATTTAGTCGACCGTAACAGGAATCGCACTTTCGACTCAAGAAAGTTGGATTTTGGAGTCAGATTCGGCACAAGCACGCATGTCGACGAGTATAttgttgataaaataaaagaattcgGGCCAAAATGGACGGAAGATTTCCATGTCTACACAACAGTGTGGAACAGAAACGGATTTACGTTTTCCGTTGATGATGAAAAAGTTGGCCAACTGTCCCCTGAATCGGATGGATGGTTGCATAATTGCAGTTACGATAAGATGGCACCGTTCGATCAACAA TTTCATATTTCTATTGGCCTCGGAGTTGGCGGTATTCGCGTTTTTCCAGATGCCGTAGAAAGTTCAAACCATAAGAAGCCATGGCGAAACATCGGAGCAAAG GCAATGTTGCAATTCTGGCAAGCAAAGGACGACTGGCTACCAACTTGGAGGAAGAATGATAGTATAATGACGAATTTTGAGATTGATTATATTCGAGTATGGTCAGTTTGA
- the Mrps10 gene encoding mitochondrial ribosomal protein S10 yields the protein MFRSKISSFLRNAANNSLHRKEHIDLLPCSFFSTELTHVDSSAASNEPVLDKLYKKLEIEVRGNDPAVLRSYGEFAVMAAKNLNITTGRNLAPKKPVHERYTLLKSVHVHKNHRVQYEMRTYFRYLDFFRLTGSTADTFLEYLQRNLPEGVAMKATRVELQTLPESVEQAPRTED from the exons ATGTTTCGTTCAAAG ATATCGTCGTTTTTACGAAATGCAGCTAATAACAGCTTACACCGAAAGGAGCATATCGATTTACTACCATGCTCGTTCTTTTCCACGGAACTTACACATGTTGATTCTTCAGCAGCTAGTAACGAG CCTGTTCTTGATAAATTGTACAAAAAACTGGAAATTGAAGTCAGGGGAAATGATCCTGCAGTTTTAAGGAGTTACGGAGAGTTTGCTGTTATGGCAGCTAAAAACTTAAACATCACTACCGGCAGAAA TCTTGCGCCAAAGAAACCTGTCCATGAAAGATACACGTTGCTGAAGAGCGTCCACGTCCACAAAAATCACCGTGTTCAATACGAAATGAGAACATACTTCAGATATCTTGACTTTTTCCGACTGACTGGATCAACGGCAGACACTTTCCTGGAGTATCTCCAAAGAAATCTTCCGGAAGGAGTGGCGATGAAAGCTACAAGG GTTGAACTGCAAACTTTGCCCGAATCGGTTGAACAAGCCCCTCGTACAGAGGATTAA
- the LOC143216905 gene encoding uncharacterized protein LOC143216905, giving the protein MENPGAVTIKGKDYEVVDECNEEEDASNNALGKTIEDSANVEKQSIAKETIDEPNMDGCEADEQKTDVTVTSNVGTNGKQKDNSEGDNLKEDVLEKDTLKDDIIEKDNSKKDKDVPIIDLTRDEPLDSVNINNNVENNASNTDDKYTQSSNADPIDFTADISLDQLHEQKDVTLEDYLDNKDEIQNMASNSSDLRAQEENNKAEKKSVASNLEKEKSKEIIKTDKDIKVEQNVSLVNDSEDVEMKVEPENSAENEWYDKKLAVKEAIVKERLTKMARIFGISYPCYERWLQWEMEMNGSPLCKLRPARRCCLKKPYNNRWKFVCSRKKVQDNDDTSNTKNVDTVWKLEPSGAWGVNINNELEFPPFVFHAVKVFEEFLQTTERPTDQNGIAEKAPDVTEGEVKKESNMECKQEWCWLVVRCNSMDKLMLFATGKNISRSTMDRLKQTFESGSGKDCNVKSLYCKSINKVNDATVTDTTFLVGSEALDEIVGGLKVQLAPKTNFWSNTAGAENVAKAVMDLLALNPKTTLIEIGCGIGLIGLMMASKCQNVVGVDLPSEVEEAEMTCELNNIKNASFIMGTPSEVTSKIVQKAKGRKTCAIVNANTNIGRAIEVMSCLRKIVSIKRIVMITTLTKQSVRAILELARPMEATQFGCAFIPIVACVVDTLPVGPHFEVVILLQRRPIHKLGFPKLTPEMAKPAEAGKAGQEKTNEQKTNGTDKKTAAKEAEARKSLNKLLTKFPAKKAKPLIKNLAVRPKNLEAAPFQSKFKGKRSHSPDKGAAAPPKKVMKKFGKFNPKPWQADTTAKKKKEWNTEGPHLQINPLYEKKLREHTEQADLRERLSNNRVDTDIAQRVKQHQALLKIAKEKLSGPAPTVDVNTAKQLQSMLNMVLEQTNKLQSQLPRSVWDRIAPAENTAGQRDVKTEDNSLLAGRYVQEMDTQDIVIATANQFSDNKISEQKTFYKKYNIPPLEPNTVLPVGPAIDYRTQNPFRISPDRYHETNMRDQPVQDNWSRDKPFERNRWNEMGNMRKLSSPIRRQASPIKHRQSPPKRFSPKRPLLSPPRRVCSPPRRHFNYNMSLYRQRSPPMRRPQSPPLRRPVSPLRRASPPRRPLSPRRGASPPRRPEIPINRPMSPIRQDASILRREISPLRIIVSPPQRQMSPIRRQTSTPRRQIPSPNRLMSPNTQEMLLSRRQVVLCEKQQMSPMRRAESPQRFMFGRPASPPRRQPSPPRRQMSPPQRFADEWDIPSRGAVEQNIWSRPTEKLQTQNLWRNDKPSTSTNTWDQNSSNDRHRKNFNLEKWDAKDSNRDNAWNLGGTSWNPKQTCPKPMAKETWSSGSDNRWTNAPNMPGSSNDNWNIRGKESFNPRKESWLDNKKQSRWDTFNAKDNWKQNDKDDLNDLPEDARDPWGDDGNNLGLKERWLKLENTAPSSSMWIRENDKPADTWLKHQDNWQTKDTSFTAKPQWQNNGIKNMRESRWTSQNDNDKKPSSSTWQSGKNVGSWQPQNSNFQPQRSFSTNQFKGFH; this is encoded by the exons ATGG AAAATCCAGGAGCAGTCACGATCAAAGGGAAAGACTACGAAGTAGTAGACGAATGCAACGAAGAAGAGGATGCGTCTAATAACGCTCTAGGTAAGACTATAGAAGATTCTGCAAATGTAGAGAAACAAAGCATAGCCAAAGAAACTATAGACGAACCGAATATGGATGGATGCGAAGCGGATGAACAAAAGACAGATGTTACGGTAACGAGCAACGTTGGAACAAATGGCAAGCAAAAAGATAACTCGGAAGGAGATAATTTAAAAGAAGACGTCTTAGAAAAAGATACCTTGAAAGACGATATCATAGAAAAAGATAACTCGAAAAAAGATAAGGATGTACCGATTATAGATTTAACGCGTGACGAACCACTGGATAGCGTGAACATTAATAACAATGTTGAAAACAACGCGTCAAACACAGATGACAAATATACCCAGTCGTCGAACGCAGATCCGATTGATTTCACTGCCGATATCAGTTTGGATCAATTACACGAACAAAAGGATGTAACGCTTGAAGATTATTTGGataataaagatgaaattcaaaatatgGCATCGAATTCTTCAGACCTTCGAGCacaagaagaaaataataaagcGGAGAAAAAGAGTGTTGCATCCaatttagaaaaagaaaaatctaaGGAAATTATCAAAACGGATAAAGATATTAAAGTCGAACAGAATGTATCTTTGGTTAACGATAGCGAAGATGTGGAAATGAAAGTAGAACCAGAGAATTCTGCAGAGAATGAGTGGTATGATAAAAAG CTAGCTGTAAAAGAGGCAATTGTGAAAGAACGGTTGACGAAAATGGCTAGAATTTTCGGAATTTCATATCCGTGTTACGAGAGGTGGTTACAATGGGAAATGGAAATGAATGGATCTCCTCTATGCAAATTGAGACCAGCTCGACGTTGTTGCTTGAAAAAACCGTATAATAACCGGTGGAAATTCGTCT GTAGCAGAAAGAAGGTTCAAGACAACGATGACACTTCGAATACTAAAAATGTAGACACAGTTTGGAAACTGGAACCGAGCGGAGCATGGGGCGTCAATATAAACAATGAACTCGAATTTCCACCTTTTGTGTTTCATGCTGTAAAG GTATTTGAAGAATTTCTTCAAACAACCGAACGTCCGACCGATCAAAATGGTATAGCTGAAAAGGCGCCCGACGTTACCGAAGGAGAAGTAAAAAAAGAATCAAACATGGAGTGTAAACAAGAATGGTGCTGGTTAGTGGTACGTTGCAACAGCATGGATAAACTTATGCTTTTCGCGACTGGAAAGAACATTAGTCGCAGCACAATGGATCGTTTAAAACAGACTTTTGAATCTGGGTCAGGCAAAGATTGTAATGTGAAATCACTGTATTGCAAATCTATAAATAA AGTTAACGACGCCACCGTGACGGACACAACGTTCTTGGTAGGATCGGAAGCGTTGGATGAAATTGTTGGAGGATTAAAAGTGCAGCTTGCGCCTAAAACAAACTTTTGGTCGAACACTGCGGGAGCTGAGAATGTAGCGAAAGCAGTGATGGATTTACTAGCGCTTAACCCGAAAACAACCCTAATCGAAATAGGTTGTGGCATTGGTCTGATCGGCTTAATGATGGCATCG AAATGTCAGAACGTTGTGGGGGTAGATCTGCCGTCCGAAGTGGAAGAAGCTGAAATGACGTGTGAATTGAATAACATAAAGAATGCTTCCTTCATTATGGGAACCCCATCCGAAGTAACAAGCAAGATTGTGCAAAAGGCAAAAGGTCGGAAAACATGTGCAATAGTTAATGCAAACACTAACATTGGTCGAG CAATCGAAGTGATGTCATGCCTCAGGaaaattgtatcaattaaacgaaTCGTGATGATAACCACATTAACGAAGCAGTCGGTTCGCGCGATATTAGAACTAGCTCGGCCAATGGAAGCGACCCAATTCGGATGCGCGTTTATTCCCATCGTAGCATGCGTCGTCGACACGTTACCGGTTGGTCCACATTTCGAAGTTGTGATCCTACTTCAGCGACGACCGATACATAAACTAGGATTCCCAAAACTTACCCCGGAAATGGCTAAACCGGCAGAAGCTGGCAAGGCAGGTCAAGAAAAGACAAACGAGCAAAAAACCAACGGAACGGATAAAAAGACAGCAGCCAAAGAAGCCGAAGCAAGAAAATCGTTGAATAAACTGTTAACAAAATTCCCGGCAAAGAAAGCGAAACCTCTGATCAAGAATCTGGCTGTTCGCCCGAAAAATTTGGAAGCTGCGCCTTTCCAAAGCAAATTTAAGGGCAAACGTTCTCATTCACCGGATAAAGGTGCAGCTGCTCCACCAAAGAAAGTGATGAAGAAATTTGGTAAATTCAATCCTAAACCTTGGCAGGCGG ATACGACAgctaaaaagaaaaaggaatggAACACAGAAGGCCCGCACTTGCAGATCAATCctctgtacgaaaaaaagttgcGAGAGCACACAGAGCAAGCAGATTTAAGGGAAAGATTATCTAATAATCGGGTCGATACGGATATCGCCCAAAGAGTGAAACAACATCAGGCACTTCTGAAGATAGCGAAGGAGAAGCTGAGCGGGCCGGCGCCGACCGTGGACGTAAATACCGCGAAACAACTACAAAGCATGTTAAACATGGTTCTAGAGCAAACGAACAAACTTCAGAGTCAGCTTCCCCGTTCCGTTTGGGATCGTATAGCGCCCGCAGAAAACACTGCGGGTCAACGAGACGTGAAAACGGAGGACAATTCTCTGTTGGCAGGTCGATACGTGCAAGAAATGGACACCCAAGATATTGTGATCGCCACGGCAAATCAATTTTCGGATAACAAAATCTCTGAACAGAAGACTTTCTACAAAAAGTACAACATACCGCCTTTGGAGCCGAACACGGTGCTTCCAGTGGGACCCGCGATCGATTACAGAACGCAAAATCCATTCCGCATATCACCGGACCGATATCACGAAACAAACATGCGCGATCAACCGGTTCAGGACAACTGGAGCCGAGATAAGCCGTTCGAAAGGAATCGCTGGAACGAAATGGGCAACATGAGAAAACTAAGTTCGCCTATTAGGAGGCAAGCGTCCCCGATCAAGCATCGTCAGAGCCCTCCGAAAAGATTCTCGCCTAAACGTCCATTGCTGTCCCCGCCAAGACGTGTATGTTCTCCTCCCAGAAGACATTTCAATTATAACATGTCGTTATACAGACAGCGTTCTCCTCCCATGAGACGTCCACAGTCTCCGCCTTTAAGGCGTCCTGTGTCTCCGCTTAGGCGAGCATCGCCACCCAGACGACCTCTATCACCGAGACGCGGCGCATCACCGCCCCGACGACCTGAAATCCCTATCAATCGTCCAATGTCGCCGATAAGACAGGACGCGTCAATTCTACGACGAGAAATATCGCCGTTGAGAATCATCGTGTCGCCCCCCCAGAGGCAAATGTCCCCTATAAGGCGACAGACGTCTACGCCGCGAAGGCAGATCCCTTCTCCTAACCGACTCATGTCTCCAAACACGCAGGAGATGTTGCTCTCCAGACGACAAGTCGTCTTATGCGAAAAGCAACAGATGTCGCCAATGAGACGCGCGGAATCGCCGCAGAGATTCATGTTTGGACGGCCCGCGTCGCCTCCTAGGAGGCAACCATCACCGCCGAGACGACAAATGTCGCCACCGCAAAGATTCGCGGACGAATGGGACATACCGAGCAGGGGGGCCGTCGAGCAAAACATTTGGTCGCGGCCCACCGAGAAGCTGCAGACTCAGAACCTCTGGAGAAACGACAAACCTTCGACTTCGACCAATACCTGGGACCAAAACTCGTCCAACGACAGACATCGTAAGAACTTCAATCTGGAGAAGTGGGACGCCAAGGACTCGAATCGCGATAATGCCTGGAACCTTGGCGGAACCTCTTGGAATCCTAAACAGACGTGTCCGAAACCGATGGCCAAAGAAACATGGTCGTCCGGTTCCGATAATAGGTGGACGAACGCGCCCAACATGCCTGGAAGCAGCAACGATAATTGGAACATTCGAGGGAAAGAGAGTTTCAATCCTCGCAAAGAATCCTGGTTGGACAACAAGAAGCAGAGTCGGTGGGATACGTTCAACGCGAAAGACAACTGGAAACAGAACGACAAGGACGACTTGAACGATTTGCCGGAAGACGCGAGAGATCCTTGGGGCGACGATGGCAATAATTTAGGTTTGAAGGAAAGGTGGCTCAAATTAGAAAATACCGCTCCGTCGTCGTCCATGTGGATCAGGGAGAACGATAAACCAGCAGACACGTGGTTGAAACATCAAGACAACTGGCAGACTAAAGATACGTCTTTCACGGCGAAACCACAGTGGCAAAACAACGGTATTAAAAATATGAGAGAGTCGCGTTGGACCTCGCAAAACGATAACGACAAGAAGCCTTCGTCGTCCACTTGGCAGAGTGGAAAGAACGTAGGCTCGTGGCAACCGCAGAATTCAAATTTCCAACCCCAACGTTCCTTTTCTACCAACCAGTTCAAAGGATTTCATTAA